CGTCCTCTAAACGCGATGCTGGACCGCTGGCTCAAGGCAGGCGAGCTGGCCGATCCGTATGACGAGTTTTTTGTGGTCCCGTCTCACGGCCAGACGCATAGCGGCTTCACCTTGGAGCCTTCACCACAGCGGCTACCGGTATTTCTATCTGTTGCAGCTGCCACAGACCTTCTCCACGCTGGGGTAAGCCTGCGGGTGCTTCGAGTGGCTTCGACGCACGTCGTGCTCAGCGCCCAGAAGGACGCACGTCAACTGGAAGCCATGGCGGAGATCAAtgaggccgcggcggaggacTACGTTGGGGAACTGCTCGATACGCAGACGCTGCGACGCGCGATTGAACAATTTATCGAGCAACTCGTGCACGGTGCACCGACAGCGGATGCTGTGCACGATATGCGACACTCGGGGACTGGCGCCAACGACGAAGTCGAAGTCACCGACGCGGCCCcaatgccgctgccgccgcgtgtCGACTTGCTGTCGGCGTACGGCGCCATCAACTGGTGGAAGGAGCACTACCAGGCCTGCACACGTGTCTTGCTCGAGGTGGTGAAGGAGGCCGCGAATCCTGCGGAGGGCGGTGACGAGGACGGCTCCACCGAAGCTGCTCCAGACCCGTCGCTTTGGTTGCATgcggacgaggaagaggggctGCGTAGTGCTGAAGAGGCGTCAGCGGCCGAGAACGAACATGTCGGTGGCGCTACTGCCTCCGAAACGCACACTGGCCATGCCGAGTTGTCCctctcctgcgccaccgctgcgccagccgcaCGAGACGATCACCATCGTGATCGCTCTCCTCACGTGAAGGCTGCTTTCCCGTCAAAGGAGTCGACGAGTGAGGCGTCGTCGTACATTACCGTTTTCATAAACTccgacgacgatgaggacCGCGGCGCCCACTCGGGAATGGGGAGGGCGACAGGCGGGAGGCAGGGGGCGGACAGCGCTTCCAttgcctcctcgtctcctcGCTCCTCTACGACTACGACGACGAGCGTGCTTGGCCTACGCCACATCGCCGGTTCCCGCTTCTCAACTGGGACAACTGTGTCCTCGACAGCCTCGTCGCGCGGCACCATGGCCCTCTATGGCGCCATCACGGAGGAACTACGCCAAGTCtcgctgctcgagcagcaaACGGAGGCGGACCTCGGGCAATGCCGCCAAGCGCTCCGCGCCGAGTTCGACGCGCAactgtggcgccgccgacgagaCAATCGACTGAGCGACTGGAAGGCCCAGCGACTAGCGCTACGGCTGCGGCGAGTGCGCGCCATGGAGGGCATCGTTGAAGAACTGCGCGATGTGTACATGATACGCGCTGTCGGGCACACCGAAATTCAAGGGTCAGCGTCGCGCTCCCTCGAGGAAGTGACACCCTCGCATCAAAGCAGgagcgagaaagaggaaaCCGAGCAACACGGGGCGGGCCAAGAGCCTTCCGTGGCCGGCCCCACAATGACGGAGATGCGCGTTGTGgtgccgctccgccagctgccGCCCCCACGCGTCGCACCGCCGGTGATTCTGTACGCCGTTCcagacgacgaggatggcgtCGACGGCGTGACCGGGGGGAGGCGTGGCAGTCGTCTCTTCCCTGGTCGCTCGCGTCGCACGAGTTTCGCGGCAAATACGACCATCATGGAGCTGCCCGCAACAGGTGCGCGTGATACCCCTCAGTCCtgtgggcggcagcggcgctctctCAGCGCAAGCATACTGCGCACCAGCAACTGGCCGAGGACGTCAGGGTCACCGTCGTTGTCGGCGTGCACGGCACGGCGAGtttctgctgcagcagccggcgctggaggcgtcACGTTCATCGATCCGCTGTCGACTGGAGCTTCGGTACAACACAGCGAAGGCGTTGGCGCGGGGCCAGGAATCATTCGTCAGCTGCGCGATGTTGCCACAGCCGCCCTGCCAACGTTTGGCGTCATGGAGAAGCGGAGCCCTGTGGAGCCAGCACAGAGCGCCGTCGCGACGTTTACTGTGCCCTCCGTATCGACCCCTCCGCCAATGCCGCCGTCGAAGTCGTCGCATAAGCGCTGCGAACAAGTCGAGGCGGCAATGCTGAGGGAGCACGCGGAcatggctgccgccgtcgcggcggatgaggcgcacgcggcggcggtgcggcgcgacgAGCTAGGGTACGCCCACCCAGATGCACTATTTAGGGTAGCGGACATTAACGACGATGATTTCCTGCTAATGCGCACTGGCCTCAAAGGCTACGCGCGTcgtgaggcggaggcggcggcgctggcagagcTTGCCGAGCGGCAAGCGCAGCTGGCCGCTTACACAGTCGATGAGCCGGGGTATCTTCGccagctggcggcggcggcggcggcggccgtgaccAACCCCTGCTCTGGCAGTCCCAAGGGCAGCACAACGTTGCCCAACTCAGGTCTCTCCGCTCAGCGGCGCTCTCGTGTTTCGATCAAAACCGAACGTGATGGCGCGGCACGGGACGATCGCGCCGATGAGGGTGTCGAcgcgggtggcggcgccgctcatGTGGGGGGATCCATACAGCTGCCTTCCGAGCTGGATCCTGCATGGCAACAAGATGATCCTCAACGAGGTTCACGCGAAGCGAGGGCGACGATAGCGAGGACGGCATCCATGGCGAAGAGCTTCACAGACGAGCTGTGGTCGTggacggcgacggaggcgcatCGCTGGTACTTTGATGACCTCGTCCCACTGCACCACGCTCTAACCGGCGCCGAGGTAGACCGCGCACTTATTGTCGACGTCGCCCTCACCTGCGACGAGGCCGAAGCGTTGCAACGCTGCAGCGGGTACTACCGCTCCCTAGGCCAGTACACGGCCAGCTTCCTCACGCacaaggcgctgcagctgacgctgctgccgccctaCGGCTCTCTCTACCGCCTCACAACGCAGTTTCTGGACGTTTGCTTGCTGCAGAGGGCGCCGATTGCCGTGCGTCTCATGGACCTCTGGATGACGCTTGTGGACGCTGCACTGGAAATGATGGCAGAGGCTGAGGAGGCTTCGATGGTGCAGAGAATCATAAGCGGAGAGACGCGACTGTCTGCGTTGGCGGCGCTCGCAGACACCCGGCAGGGGCTGAACGTGACCGTggcgctctcctccctcaACTCGGCCTTCCAGCATGAGTGGGCGACGTGTGTCACGAATGGCGAATCGACGGTGAAGCTGGAGTGGAGGTTCATGTCGAGCGGTGGGGAGGGTCATGAACGGCTCAGCTCAGCGGCAGAGGCTCTCGGCAGTGATGCCGGCTTCACAGAGGGCGACGATACGGCTGAGGAGGGTGTCCGGAACGTCTCTAGCGTTTCCCGTCTGCCACACCAACCCACGCCGTTATCGCAAGGCAGCGCAGAGAAAGCGTCGAAGAAGTCCTTTCCCATTCACTCCTTCCTTGCTTCACTCAGcctgacggcggcgagcccgtggtgcagcggagCTTGGTTGCTGCCGGATCACACGCTGCATTGCACTGGCGCCATCTTCCGCACGCTCCTGTTTTGGAAGAGCGCCGAGCGGATTGTACTGCACACGTGGCGCGCCGGCATGGATAGTGGCCTCTCCAGCGTCTTCTTCTTCTGCACTACTGTGCGACAGGTGCTGTTGTCGAGTCTTCAGGAAACAGTGTGGCTGCGACTGGAAGAGCTGACTGCGGCGTACCGGGAGAGTCTGCAGTTTGAGGCCGGGGTCCTCTACACTTACCGTTCCCTTGAGAGCTTTACGATCGACAATGCCACATTCTTGCGCGAGTGCGAGTTCTACACGCTCTGCGGCCCGCAGTTCCAGTGCCGCGTCTGCCCTGTCTTGCAGGCAATGGTGGACGCCGTGGAGGAAGCGGAGAGGGCGCTGCGGTTTGCGCAGGTGTCAACACGGGTCGCACGGCGTCAGTACATGGCCACCTTCCGCTCCATGGTGGGCAGTGGAAGCAGCAGTGACAGCGGCAGTGACAGCGACGGAGGCACGGATTCCGACTGCTGCCGGCAAGCAAGGGGCCGACCGGTCGCGTCAGCACCTCGGCATGTCTTTACCCTCTCGCGGTGGTCTCGGCGAGCGCGGAAGCGGCAAAGCGCTGGGAAGGCGCAGGCCGGCGGCAGTGTTGCTTGGGCCTCCCCTTGGCACCTTCAGCCCCTGGAAGACGCCCTGGCACGTCACTCCGAGGAGCTCTCGCCACCTGAAGCTACTAGCGGTCGACTCACTGACGTGGATGCACCTGACACAGAGTCTGAAGTCGACGTCGACAGCGCTGGCACAccgcgcagacgcgccgaaaaagggagaaaagGGCCAGCAGTGAAGGCAAAGCGGTCGCCGTCCTCGGCTGTtagcagcgccgtggcagcgcgcTTCACAACTCCGGTGTTAGACAAGTCGCTGCTTGCCTTGCtgagcaccgccggcggtgagGAGGAGACACATCGCGAAGGCGATTCAGCGtccactgcagcgccgcgcaagaagcgccgccgcggaggtaGTCAGCCAGCTGGTGCTCGCCAACCTACcactgccacggcagcgccaaTGGCCACGACACTGCGGGCTTCTGCGACTGCACAGCGCTCGCAAACCCCGAAGTGCAGCCGCAGTGCTGAGGTGAGTGTACGGCGGTCCCCTGCTCCGGCTGAGGTGTCATCCTCGGCAGTAGCAGGTGCTGCAAAAACGGCTACGCCAGCAATGAAACGAccgcggcgaggccgccgccagcagaaGCGGATGCCCTCAGCGGAACGCAAAGAGCGACGCTGCAAACTACGCGCGATCGCGGAGCGCAAAATCAAAGAAGAGGTGGACCACCAGCGCCGACTGGTGCGCGACATGATTTCTCGCCAGCTGCGTCGCTTCGCATGGCTCACGCAGTCCCTGCGGAATGCGCTATCGGAGGTgatggtggaggaggacgtaAAGGGCATGGAGGACGAGAGcattgccgccaccgccaccgccacaagCGACGGCGCGTCGTTGAAGTCGATCAAGGACTTGCACAaagcacagcggcagcacatgAACCGCAACGCCTACATCTCCACGATTCTTCGAAAGCTCGATGCGCTGATCGAAGTGATGGCTACCCAAGTGTGATCCGTGCctacgaaaaaaaaaagaaaggtgtgcgcgtgtgtgtgtaaacGGTGAGGCAGTTGGTCTCGACAAGGAAAACTTGTTGCATGGCCATCGCGCTGGACAGGATcagatgctgctgcttttgTGGGCTTTTCTCTCTATCCTATGCTCATGCGGTCTTCGGCTCGATGGGCTGTTTCATTTTACGAGTCCTTTATGCCGAGGCAAACAAGGGCCACCAAAACGGCTTCCGCGTCAAGCGCCAACTATCATGTGGGGCgatgcacgtgcacgcatcCATACGCTTGTGTGGGCTAATCCGCTGCGCCcgtcgctcgctctcttcctttgGGCACGTCTGCAGAGCGCATTTGGGGATTTGGTAAATAAAAAAGGTGAGGGTGCGCGTGGCACGCAGGCGTACTACGCCTCTGCCGCACAAATCACCACCCTGCGTCAATGCGGTACCTCTCCTTTTATGCCGCATCGGCGTTCTCGAACACGTCACTCACCTCTATTGGGTGACCGGGTGGGCTCGTCAGCccatcatctctctcttgtcCGTGtgccctcaccccccccctgttTTCTGCCCCCacccgctccctctctggcTCCATTGCATtaacacacatacacacatgccACATATGCGGTGTCCTGGATGTGCTTAGATGTCTGCGGAGAAGGTGCTCCTGAGCAGCCTCGAGAGCCCACCATTATCGCCCACCCCACTAACGCTTCAGCTCTAACTGTTCTTTCTGCCCTCATCTCTCTATGCCTTTTagggtgtgcgcgcggccTCATCCTTCGCCAACTCTCGAGCATCACCGCGAGAACGCACCTGTGCACTTGCGCTGAGACTTCGCCTTTTTAAACTCTCCATTGCGTCCTGCCCTTAACGTAAAAGAAGCCCACCTAACATATCCTTCTCTATCTGCCTTCATCAACGCCGCGATTGTCAGACGCGGGGACCTCTCGGCGCGCCATTCACCGCCACAAATAATAACCCCCGGATTAGCTGATATAGATACACTCTTCGCCACGCACCCCCTTTGTCTTCCCTTTTTCACagctcctcccctcccctccctcctatctttttttttctcttgtgtTTGCTCGCAGCCAAAAATGTCGTCCTTGCAGAAGATCAGCGATATCGAGGCTGAGCTCGCCCGCACGCAGAAGAACAAGGCTACCATGGCTCACATTTGTGCTCTCAAGGCCCGCCTGGCGCAGCTCAAGCGCGAGCTCATCGCGTCTGAGTCGAAGaaaggcggcggcaagggCGAAGGCTTTGACGTGCAGAAGACCGGCGACGCTCGCATCGGCTTCATTGGCTTTCCGTCTGTTGGCaagtcgacgctgctgtcgAAGATGACCTCGACTCACTCCGAGGTGGCCGCGTACGAGTTCACCACGCTCACCTGCGTGCCTGGTGTGGTGAATTACCGCGGCGCCAAGCTGCAGATGCTGGACCTGCCCGGTATCATCGAAGGTGCCAAGGACGGTAAGGGTCGAGGCCGGCAAGTCATTGCAGTGGCCCGCACTTGCTCTCTTATCCTCATCGTGCTTGACATTGCcaagccgctgcagcacaagCTCATCATTGAGCGTGAGTTGGACGGCTTCGGCATTCGGTTGAACAAGTCGCCACCGGATATTGTGATTCGAAAAAAGGACCGCGGTGGCATCAGCATCTCCTCGACGTGCCCGCTCACGCACATTGACCAGGAGACGATCAAGATCATCTTAGGCGAGTACCGCATGGCGAACGCCGACGTCACCTTCCGCGGCGACTACACGGCCGACGAGTTCATCGATGCGATCGAAGGGAATCGCGCGTACATCCCGGCCATTTACGTGCTGAACAAGATCGACCAAATATCGATCGAGGAACTCGACATCGTCGCCCGCATTCCGCACAACTGCCCAATCTCTGCCCATCACGAGTGGAACCTGGACGGGCTCCTCGAGTGCATATGGGATCACCTGAACTTCATTCGCGTGTACACGAAGCCGAAGGGTCAGGTGCCAGACTACGACGCGCCGGTCATTCTAAAGAAGTCGCCACAGCCGTCGGTGGAGAGCTTCTGCAACCGCATTCACAGGCAGCTGATACGCAACTACAAGTatgcgtgggtgtggggCTCGTCCGTGAAACACCAGCCGCAGCGTGTGGGCAAGGACCACCCGCTGGATGACGAGGATGTCGTGCAGGTGGTGAAGAAGGTATAGAAACAACGGGGAAACTACATTCGCAGCCAGCCGGAGAGGTCGACAGCGACGAAGGTGCACCCGTCAGGAATGCCGCTGATCACGTCAcacaacacgcacgcgcacgtggcGCTCAAGGGCGATAAGGGCGGTGAGCTTGTATTTCATCAGCGTTTCACCGCGTCTGCATCCCCCTTCTTACGAGTCGGACCCCTTACGCACCGTCGGTGCGGCATGATTATCTAACAAGCGAGTTGGCCGCCGGCGAATGTCTCAGTTTTAAGGGGCCTTCCCTTTTGTGTGCTGTTGTTTCTCTCTGTAGTTTGTTTgccttctgttttttttttgttgttgtttgggaaggtctctctctctgcgtctgggcgtatgtgtgtgtgtgtgtgtgtgtgcgtgttcttTGGCATCTAACCTACGTTTCAATCACCAAGAGGCCGTTTTCATGCCCGCTCCCCGAGCggcagaaaaggaaaaaaaacggaaaagaGTGCAGCAGTGACGCCTACGAATCGACACCGTTTCTACTGGCGCAGCTACGTGTCCTGCCAGAGAccacctcttctccgcctgaAAGAGAAACAGCGGTGCGTCGCAGCTAGCGTcggtgcgcgcgccgctgggAGCTCATGTGTGTGGAAGGGAAGATGAGGAGAAGGGGTGTTGGCATGAAACACGGAAATGTTCGCGCTAATCACAATACCACTCTCACTCAATGCCActccgtctttttttttttgcgcgtGTGATTCCACCGCCAACAAATCAGCACGCATACCCATCTGCCACCGCTACAACTTACTCTTGTCGCGGCCCTCCCGACCTCACACGCTTCCTTCTCGAACGCACCCCCTTACCCTGCCGTGTCTTCTGTAATTCCTTCATCCTGTTGTGTGTATGCCCTCGCTAACAGTTGGAGTCTTCATTGAAACCGTCGTGGCACATCGACACACGATCACTTAAGCTCAAGCACGCACAGCTACAcccaagcacacacgcacacccacactgACCCGTTTAAGCGTTGAGAGACTACAGCTGATCAGCTAAAGGACAACAGCACGCGAAGGacaaagcaaaaaaaaaaggaaagggaagaacAGGAGCGCAGCAAAGTCATACGCACACAGATTCACACATATATATGGCCAGAAGCACCTGCGTCCATTCTAAGCCGAGCCGTTAGTTGttgccgtgtgtgtgcgcgcgcgtctacTCAACATTGTtagccccctcccctcctcccatctccctcctctgcctACTAAGGCCGTAACGCGCGGCGTGGAGGGGCTCCTCTCTTCATATTCGCTTAAGCCACCGCTGATCTACGCTGGCATGTTTGCTCCcctcacagacacacgcgcctGAGCaataccccccccccacacacacacaaaaaaaaaaagtaagGGGCCCTTCGCTCTCCCGCTCTTTGTCgttttcgttgttgctgcttcATCGGCTTTTCATTCTTGCTGCTCCTCATTGATTGAAGCGTTTTTTTCAGTGCGGTGACGCTGGCTGCCAGCTCCCTCACCTTTGCCATGGACAAACCTGGTCGTTCCTCCTCACTCTCTCCCATTTTTCGAATGTCATAGAAGCTGCTTTCTTGTGTGAGACTGCGCTTGTTTATGtgtctgtttttttttttgtacCATCCTCTCCACACACCCAAACACATATCTAAGCATATACGCATTCATACACACCCGTTAAAGAGGGAATCACGCAACGTATTTGTTCTGGtattctcctcctctccctctcccccctgcGAACGTTGTCAGTCTCTCCTTTCTCGGTCGCCACTGCCagtctctgcctctctctttcttccc
This genomic stretch from Leishmania donovani BPK282A1 complete genome, chromosome 36 harbors:
- a CDS encoding developmentally regulated GTP-binding protein 1, putative — translated: MSSLQKISDIEAELARTQKNKATMAHICALKARLAQLKRELIASESKKGGGKGEGFDVQKTGDARIGFIGFPSVGKSTLLSKMTSTHSEVAAYEFTTLTCVPGVVNYRGAKLQMLDLPGIIEGAKDGKGRGRQVIAVARTCSLILIVLDIAKPLQHKLIIERELDGFGIRLNKSPPDIVIRKKDRGGISISSTCPLTHIDQETIKIILGEYRMANADVTFRGDYTADEFIDAIEGNRAYIPAIYVLNKIDQISIEELDIVARIPHNCPISAHHEWNLDGLLECIWDHLNFIRVYTKPKGQVPDYDAPVILKKSPQPSVESFCNRIHRQLIRNYKYAWVWGSSVKHQPQRVGKDHPLDDEDVVQVVKKV